A DNA window from Chryseobacterium sp. MEBOG06 contains the following coding sequences:
- a CDS encoding dihydroorotase: MKVLIKNVKIVNEGEIFEGDILIENDLISKIGAGISENADQIIDGAGKYLLPGVIDDQVHFREPGLTHKGDIESESRAAIAGGITSFIDQPNTVPNAVTQELLADKYEIGAQKAYANYGFMMGGTNDNLEEVLKTNPRNVPGIKLFLGSSTGNMLVDNPETLENIFSNTKMLIAVHCEDEATIRANTQKYMDEYGDDIPVKFHHLIRSEEACYKSSSKAVELAQKTGAKLHVFHLSTAKEMELFRNDIPLKDKKITAEVCVHHLTFTNEDYETKGGLIKWNPAVKTQKDKDALWEALLDDRIDVIATDHAPHTAEEKDNVYTKCPSGAPLVQHSLVVMLENYKNGKISLEKIVEKMCHNPAILFRVEKRGFVKEGYKADLVLVDLNEDWMVSKDNLLYKCGWSPLEGMNFHSKVTHTFVNGHLVYDQGEIAEEKFGERLLFEVE; this comes from the coding sequence ATGAAAGTTCTTATCAAAAACGTAAAAATCGTCAATGAAGGAGAAATCTTTGAAGGCGATATCTTAATAGAAAATGATCTAATCTCTAAAATAGGTGCCGGTATTTCTGAAAATGCCGATCAGATCATCGATGGGGCAGGGAAATATCTTCTTCCGGGAGTGATTGATGATCAGGTACATTTCCGTGAACCGGGCCTGACTCATAAAGGCGATATCGAAAGTGAATCAAGAGCAGCAATTGCCGGTGGGATTACCAGCTTTATTGATCAGCCTAATACGGTTCCCAATGCTGTTACTCAGGAACTACTGGCAGATAAATATGAGATAGGGGCTCAGAAAGCGTATGCGAATTATGGGTTCATGATGGGAGGAACGAATGACAACCTTGAAGAAGTTTTAAAAACAAACCCAAGAAATGTTCCCGGAATTAAATTATTCTTAGGTTCATCTACAGGAAATATGCTGGTAGATAATCCTGAAACGCTTGAAAATATTTTCAGCAATACAAAAATGCTGATTGCTGTTCACTGTGAAGACGAAGCAACCATCAGAGCCAACACACAAAAGTATATGGATGAGTACGGAGATGATATTCCGGTGAAATTTCACCATCTGATCAGAAGTGAAGAAGCATGCTATAAATCTTCGTCAAAAGCGGTAGAACTTGCTCAGAAAACAGGGGCTAAGCTTCACGTTTTCCATCTTTCAACGGCTAAAGAAATGGAGCTTTTCAGAAATGATATTCCACTAAAAGATAAAAAGATCACCGCTGAGGTATGTGTTCATCATTTGACCTTTACTAATGAAGATTACGAGACAAAAGGAGGTCTTATCAAATGGAATCCAGCTGTAAAAACACAGAAGGATAAAGATGCACTTTGGGAAGCACTTCTGGATGACAGAATTGACGTTATTGCTACGGACCATGCTCCTCATACAGCCGAGGAAAAGGACAATGTCTACACGAAATGTCCTTCAGGAGCACCATTAGTACAACATTCGCTTGTTGTAATGCTTGAAAATTATAAAAACGGGAAAATTTCTCTGGAAAAAATCGTTGAGAAAATGTGTCACAATCCTGCCATCCTTTTCAGGGTAGAAAAGAGAGGTTTTGTAAAAGAAGGGTATAAAGCGGATCTTGTTTTGGTAGATTTAAATGAAGACTGGATGGTTTCCAAAGATAATTTATTATACAAATGTGGATGGAGCCCACTGGAAGGGATGAACTTCCATTCTAAAGTTACGCATACTTTTGTCAATGGACATTTGGTTTATGATCAGGGTGAAATTGCAGAAGAAAAATTCGGGGAACGTTTACTTTTTGAAGTAGAGTAA
- a CDS encoding response regulator transcription factor, with product MEKSKILYAEDDKTIAFLIQDSLESYYDIHCYPDGKSALEAYHSQNFDICLLDIMMPELNGFEVAEQIRHKNSDIPIIFISAKALKEDRIKGLKIGADDYLVKPFSIEELILKIEVFLKRSKKTNTYSSSYKVGKYDFDPKNYTLQDAIATITLTQRESDLLLYFIRNKNTVLKRQDILKAIWGDDDYFMGRSLDVFISRLRKVLADEQNILIENLHGIGFRFSEKNK from the coding sequence ATGGAGAAATCTAAAATTTTATATGCGGAAGATGACAAGACGATTGCATTCCTGATACAAGACAGCCTTGAGAGCTATTATGACATCCACTGCTACCCGGACGGAAAATCTGCACTGGAGGCCTATCACAGTCAAAACTTTGACATCTGTCTGCTGGACATTATGATGCCTGAGCTGAACGGATTTGAAGTGGCAGAGCAGATCCGCCATAAAAATTCTGATATACCCATCATCTTTATTTCCGCAAAAGCATTAAAAGAAGACCGCATCAAAGGGCTTAAGATAGGAGCCGATGATTATCTGGTAAAACCATTCAGCATAGAAGAACTGATTCTGAAAATTGAAGTTTTTCTCAAAAGATCAAAGAAAACCAATACCTATTCCTCAAGTTATAAAGTTGGCAAATATGACTTTGATCCCAAAAACTATACATTACAAGATGCTATAGCGACTATTACCCTTACCCAAAGGGAATCCGACCTGCTGTTATATTTTATCCGAAATAAAAATACGGTTCTGAAAAGGCAGGATATCCTGAAAGCCATTTGGGGTGATGATGATTATTTTATGGGGCGGAGTCTGGATGTATTTATTTCCAGGTTACGAAAGGTATTGGCAGATGAACAAAATATTCTGATCGAGAACCTGCACGGAATAGGTTTCCGTTTTTCCGAAAAGAATAAATGA
- a CDS encoding oligosaccharide flippase family protein: MYKKLLGQTIIYGAGAIAPRIILFILNPLLIYKIPNEGFAIFTQLYAWISFVNIILSFGFETAYFRFSAEDGNEKKTFNTSFWFLFSTSTIFLALCYLFNQPIADYLGYHDNPEYIKWFALIAFFDNLLVIPFAWLRFHNKPIKYSAVRVVQAIFQAVFTAALFFWIPENISKSFGLDQNVDFPFFSNLAGSALGFLLLLPIILKVRFQFVTSLFGRMIKYSFPLMLAGLAFMVNENFDKSIQRNYISDEEAGAYGGCYKLAVLMTLFVTAYRMGIEPFFFKQMDKGDAKKTYAKVAEYFAFFACAVALGIIANIAWLKDVFIPNKSYWIAIDIIPIIVVANLCFGIYYNFSTWYKVTDRTSVGTVISWLGAGINIGLNFLALTYYRSMIGSAWATFGAYVIMMIVSYLLGQKYYPIPYRMKKMSFFLLLLGVFSFIIVKYLNYNIITSNVLFLIFVGILIYSEKNMILSRIRRN, from the coding sequence TTGTACAAGAAACTATTAGGACAAACAATCATCTATGGAGCGGGGGCAATAGCACCAAGAATTATCTTATTTATCCTTAATCCTCTTTTGATTTATAAAATCCCCAATGAAGGCTTTGCCATTTTCACGCAGCTTTATGCATGGATTTCATTTGTGAACATTATACTTTCTTTTGGTTTTGAAACCGCTTATTTTAGATTTTCTGCCGAAGATGGTAATGAGAAAAAGACATTCAACACTTCGTTTTGGTTTTTGTTTTCAACTTCCACCATTTTTCTCGCATTGTGCTACCTTTTCAATCAGCCCATTGCTGATTATTTAGGGTATCATGACAATCCTGAATATATTAAATGGTTTGCTTTAATTGCCTTTTTCGACAATTTACTGGTGATCCCTTTTGCCTGGTTGCGTTTTCATAACAAACCTATTAAATATTCTGCAGTAAGGGTAGTTCAGGCAATATTTCAGGCAGTATTTACAGCCGCTTTATTCTTTTGGATCCCTGAAAACATATCAAAAAGTTTTGGTCTGGACCAAAATGTAGATTTCCCTTTCTTCAGTAACTTAGCAGGAAGTGCTTTGGGTTTTTTACTATTGCTACCTATTATACTAAAAGTAAGATTTCAATTTGTAACTTCTTTGTTTGGACGCATGATTAAGTATTCCTTTCCGCTTATGCTGGCAGGTCTCGCCTTTATGGTGAATGAAAACTTCGACAAATCCATCCAGAGAAATTATATTTCAGACGAAGAAGCAGGAGCCTATGGAGGCTGTTATAAACTGGCTGTGCTGATGACCTTATTTGTTACAGCATACAGAATGGGTATTGAACCGTTCTTTTTTAAACAAATGGACAAAGGTGATGCTAAAAAAACGTATGCTAAAGTGGCAGAATACTTCGCCTTTTTCGCCTGTGCTGTAGCATTAGGAATTATCGCTAATATTGCGTGGCTGAAAGACGTTTTTATCCCCAACAAATCTTATTGGATCGCCATAGATATTATCCCGATCATTGTTGTTGCCAATCTTTGCTTTGGAATTTACTACAACTTTTCCACGTGGTACAAAGTAACCGACAGAACCAGTGTGGGAACTGTCATTTCTTGGCTCGGAGCAGGAATCAATATTGGTCTCAACTTTTTAGCTTTAACATACTATCGCAGTATGATAGGTTCTGCATGGGCAACTTTCGGGGCCTATGTAATTATGATGATTGTCTCTTATCTGCTAGGTCAGAAATATTATCCTATCCCTTACAGAATGAAGAAAATGTCTTTCTTTTTGCTATTGCTAGGAGTTTTCAGTTTTATTATTGTAAAATACCTCAATTATAATATCATCACGAGTAATGTATTGTTTTTAATCTTCGTCGGAATTTTGATTTATTCTGAAAAAAACATGATTTTATCAAGAATCAGAAGGAATTAA
- a CDS encoding sugar phosphate nucleotidyltransferase, translated as MKIIVPMAGRGSRLRPHTLTVPKPLIPIAGKPIVQRLVEDIAKVAGENIEEVAFIIGDFGPEIEKSLIQIAEKLGAKGSIYYQNDPLGTAHAIKCAEQSMTGDVVIAFADTLFRADFVLDKNSDGVIWVKSVEDPSAFGVVKLDNYGFITDFVEKPQTFVSDLAIIGIYYFNSGEKLMDEINYIMENNIKNGGEYQLTTALENLRAKGAKFTLGKVNDWMDCGNKNATVETNSKILEYERESMSHYPASAVIENSLIIQPCFIGENVKISNSKVGPGVSLGNNTTVVNSNIENSLIQENTRINHGNLSNSMIGNSAQYFGVAREISLGDYSVLDFLSK; from the coding sequence ATGAAAATTATTGTTCCTATGGCTGGACGTGGTTCCAGATTACGTCCCCATACACTGACAGTTCCAAAACCTCTTATTCCTATCGCTGGAAAACCTATTGTCCAGAGATTGGTGGAAGATATTGCTAAAGTTGCAGGAGAAAATATTGAAGAAGTAGCTTTTATAATCGGAGATTTTGGTCCTGAGATTGAAAAATCTTTGATTCAGATTGCCGAAAAATTAGGAGCAAAAGGAAGTATTTATTATCAGAATGATCCACTTGGAACTGCACATGCAATAAAATGTGCCGAGCAATCAATGACAGGAGATGTGGTAATAGCTTTTGCAGATACCCTTTTCCGTGCAGACTTTGTTTTAGATAAAAATTCTGACGGTGTTATTTGGGTGAAAAGTGTAGAAGATCCTTCCGCTTTTGGAGTTGTAAAGCTAGATAATTACGGTTTCATTACCGACTTCGTTGAAAAGCCACAAACTTTCGTTTCGGACCTTGCCATTATTGGTATCTATTATTTCAACAGTGGTGAAAAACTGATGGATGAGATCAACTATATTATGGAAAACAACATCAAAAACGGAGGAGAATATCAGCTGACAACAGCTTTAGAAAATCTGAGAGCAAAAGGAGCCAAATTCACTTTAGGAAAAGTAAATGACTGGATGGACTGCGGAAACAAAAATGCTACTGTAGAAACCAACAGTAAGATCCTGGAATATGAAAGAGAATCAATGTCTCATTATCCAGCTTCTGCGGTAATTGAAAACTCTTTGATCATTCAACCTTGCTTTATTGGTGAAAATGTAAAAATTTCCAATTCGAAAGTAGGACCTGGTGTTTCATTGGGTAACAATACTACAGTTGTAAATTCTAATATTGAAAATTCTCTGATTCAGGAAAACACAAGAATCAATCACGGAAACCTTTCCAATTCTATGATCGGTAATTCCGCTCAGTATTTTGGAGTGGCCAGAGAAATTTCTTTGGGAGACTACTCTGTTTTAGATTTTCTTTCTAAATAA
- a CDS encoding DUF1573 domain-containing protein, giving the protein MKKLKITAVLAVLAFSPFYANVFPVEGTSIVKMVADAIKWKSESIDVGNIPQGKPKLIRFEFTNTGSKPIIIQNVAPSCGCTTADYTKTPIQPGKKGFVEASYNAAAAGAFMKTVNVTTSESKSPKTLSFKGVVVS; this is encoded by the coding sequence ATGAAAAAATTAAAAATCACAGCAGTGTTAGCAGTTTTAGCTTTCTCTCCGTTTTATGCAAATGTATTTCCTGTTGAAGGTACTTCAATTGTGAAAATGGTTGCTGATGCTATTAAATGGAAATCAGAATCGATCGATGTAGGAAATATTCCTCAGGGTAAACCAAAGTTGATCAGATTTGAATTTACCAATACAGGTTCAAAACCAATCATCATACAAAATGTAGCACCTTCATGTGGATGTACAACAGCAGATTATACAAAGACGCCTATTCAGCCTGGTAAAAAAGGATTTGTGGAAGCTAGTTATAATGCGGCAGCTGCAGGTGCATTTATGAAAACTGTAAACGTTACAACAAGCGAGAGCAAATCTCCTAAAACACTTTCGTTTAAAGGAGTGGTTGTTTCATAA
- a CDS encoding sensor histidine kinase produces the protein MKIKKLNIIITLGFIAIIGILIAQLMWTRQAYNLEDKKFNQKVNIALLEVAEKLSGGKNSFTENPVQNIANDYYVVNINNEFHPVVLEYYLKTEFTRFQINTDYVYALYNCHSDKMIYGKYISSHQESPSNKVINFPKHKNLIYYFSIRFPDKTTYLISSLRFWYLLTFALIIILLVYVYSIYTIIQQKKFSELQRDFINNMTHEFKTPLSSILLASEALNKQNLIQENSKLQTYTSIIINQSYKLNSHIEKILNIAKNDASGLSLKPQKIILFPFIQEIADAIQQKNEDLSIYIEIENNTSIMADEFHFTNIVYNILDNSIKYCETKPSIVISSFKDSKGLYLKFKDNGIGIPPKNIPQIFEKFYRVSTKKSEEVNGFGLGLFYVKKVVQQHNWKISVENNTDKGITTTLFFPF, from the coding sequence ATGAAAATAAAAAAACTCAATATCATTATAACGCTGGGATTCATTGCTATTATTGGAATTTTAATAGCTCAGCTGATGTGGACCCGGCAGGCTTATAATCTTGAAGATAAAAAATTTAATCAGAAAGTAAATATTGCATTATTAGAAGTTGCTGAAAAATTATCCGGAGGAAAAAATTCTTTCACGGAAAACCCTGTACAAAATATAGCTAATGACTATTATGTGGTTAATATTAACAATGAATTTCATCCCGTAGTTCTTGAGTATTATCTGAAAACAGAATTCACCCGTTTCCAGATCAATACAGATTACGTATATGCTCTTTACAACTGCCACAGTGATAAAATGATCTATGGGAAGTATATTTCCAGTCATCAGGAAAGCCCGAGTAACAAAGTGATCAATTTTCCAAAGCATAAAAACCTGATTTATTATTTTTCTATACGTTTCCCCGATAAAACAACGTATCTGATCAGCTCATTAAGGTTTTGGTATTTACTCACTTTTGCTCTTATTATTATTCTCCTTGTATATGTCTATTCTATTTATACAATCATTCAGCAGAAAAAGTTTTCAGAACTGCAGCGTGATTTCATCAATAATATGACCCATGAGTTCAAAACACCTTTATCATCAATACTTTTAGCTTCAGAAGCCCTCAACAAGCAAAATCTGATACAGGAGAACTCCAAGTTGCAAACCTATACATCTATTATTATCAATCAAAGCTATAAGCTGAATAGTCATATTGAAAAAATATTGAATATCGCCAAAAATGATGCTTCGGGATTGTCCTTAAAGCCTCAAAAAATCATCCTCTTCCCATTTATTCAGGAAATTGCTGACGCCATACAGCAAAAAAATGAAGACCTCAGCATTTATATAGAAATAGAAAACAATACTTCAATAATGGCGGATGAATTTCACTTCACCAATATTGTATATAATATTTTGGATAATTCCATTAAGTATTGCGAAACAAAACCTAGTATTGTAATTTCGTCCTTTAAAGACTCAAAAGGTTTATATCTGAAATTTAAAGACAACGGAATAGGCATTCCACCTAAAAATATTCCTCAGATTTTTGAGAAATTTTATAGGGTAAGTACTAAAAAAAGCGAAGAGGTGAATGGCTTTGGATTAGGATTATTTTATGTAAAAAAAGTTGTACAGCAGCATAACTGGAAAATTTCAGTGGAAAACAATACAGACAAAGGAATTACTACAACCCTCTTTTTTCCATTTTAA
- a CDS encoding aldo/keto reductase gives MKLNQVKLGSQGLVVPNIGLGCMGMTGFGDADMYGKSDEKEAISTIHRSLELGGNFLDTADLYGPFKNEQLIAKAVEGNRDRYVIATKFGWEIDDNDQITWKINGTKEYVKKSVERSLKNLKTDYIDLYYMHRLDNNTPIEETVEAMSELVKEGKIGYIGLSEVSPETVERAHAVHPISAVQSEYSLFERTVEEKGVIKTLNELGIGFVAYSPLGRGFLSGQIRTIDDLPENDFRRGIPRFQEQYFHKNIELVEAIESLAKEKNITSSQLALAWIISKGILPIPGTKRRKYLEQNIEAATIELSEKELQKLESIVPLGTDTGAPYDEFSMGLLDY, from the coding sequence ATGAAATTGAATCAGGTAAAATTAGGAAGTCAGGGTTTAGTCGTTCCGAATATTGGTTTGGGATGTATGGGAATGACGGGCTTTGGCGATGCAGATATGTACGGTAAAAGTGATGAGAAAGAAGCTATCTCAACAATTCACCGTTCTTTGGAACTGGGTGGAAATTTTCTGGACACCGCCGATTTATATGGTCCTTTTAAAAATGAACAATTAATTGCAAAAGCTGTTGAAGGTAATCGTGACCGATATGTCATTGCAACAAAGTTCGGTTGGGAAATTGATGATAATGATCAAATAACCTGGAAAATCAACGGAACCAAAGAGTATGTGAAAAAATCTGTTGAACGTTCGCTGAAAAACTTAAAAACAGATTATATAGACCTTTATTACATGCACCGTCTTGATAACAATACGCCGATCGAGGAAACTGTGGAAGCGATGAGTGAATTGGTGAAAGAAGGAAAAATTGGTTATATTGGATTGTCGGAAGTATCCCCTGAAACAGTAGAAAGAGCTCATGCTGTACATCCTATTTCTGCCGTACAAAGTGAATATTCTTTGTTTGAAAGAACCGTTGAAGAAAAAGGGGTTATTAAAACTCTGAATGAATTAGGAATTGGCTTTGTGGCATATTCTCCTTTGGGAAGAGGTTTTTTATCCGGGCAGATCCGCACCATTGATGATTTACCGGAGAATGATTTCAGAAGAGGAATTCCTCGTTTTCAGGAACAGTATTTTCATAAAAACATTGAGCTGGTTGAAGCTATTGAAAGTCTTGCGAAAGAGAAAAACATTACCTCATCGCAACTGGCCTTGGCCTGGATTATCAGCAAAGGGATCCTTCCTATTCCAGGAACGAAACGCAGAAAATATCTTGAACAAAATATTGAAGCTGCTACAATAGAATTATCTGAAAAAGAACTTCAAAAACTGGAAAGCATTGTACCTTTAGGAACAGATACGGGTGCCCCTTATGATGAATTCAGTATGGGATTGCTGGATTATTAA
- a CDS encoding GH92 family glycosyl hydrolase: protein MKNHGTTVFLFLLFFSLHFKAQKFEKLIQYVNPLIGTEKMGHTYPGATSPFGAVQLSPETDTISYELNGKYNGEVYKYCAGYRYEDKTIVGFSSTHFSGTGHSDLGDFLIMPTVGKLQLNPGTALHPENGYRSSFSHQNETEEAGYYKVKLDDHHILAELTATSRVGVHRYTFPKSDQAHIILDLMAGIYNYNGKNVWTYARVENGNTVTGYRQTNGWARTRTVYFAMKFSKPFKNYGQQNYDGKQVYNGFWRKFDQTKNFPEIAGKNLKMYFDFDTRENEAIEIRLAISPVSQANAMENLEKETGNLSFDQVKAQTQDNWNKELNKILIKGSDTEKTNFYTAMYHTFINPTTYMDFNGEYKGLDQNVHKATGFINYTTFSLWDTYRALHPFFNIIQPKRNNDMVRSMMAHYDQFSMKMLPIWSHYANDNWCMSGYHSVSVVADAIIKGNYNGDPKEALKACVETAGKRDYEGIGPYIDLGYIPAEKNGTSVSNTLEYAYDDWAIAQLAKHLGETEVYNQFIKRSENWKNNFDPTSSFMRPRLADGSFKKDFDVLSTHGQGFIEGNSWNYSFFVPQNPDELIKMMGGKKKFASKLDELFSMHLPDEFFADTEDITREGIIGGYVHGNEPAHHVAYLYNWAGQPWKTQAQIRRILEMQYKATPDGLGGNDDTGQMSAWYILSSLGFYPVAPGSEDYSIGSPAVDHAVLNLENGKVFEIEAVNQSPKNVYVQKVLLNGKEIRNFTLKHSEIINGGKLSFYMSSKPKK from the coding sequence ATGAAAAATCACGGAACAACTGTTTTTCTGTTTCTTTTATTTTTCAGCTTACATTTTAAAGCTCAAAAATTTGAAAAATTAATACAATATGTCAATCCTCTCATCGGGACTGAAAAAATGGGGCATACTTACCCTGGCGCTACTTCTCCTTTCGGGGCCGTACAGTTAAGCCCTGAAACAGATACTATTTCCTATGAACTCAATGGGAAGTATAACGGGGAGGTTTACAAATATTGTGCGGGTTACCGTTATGAAGATAAGACGATTGTAGGTTTCAGTTCTACCCACTTCAGTGGTACGGGACATTCCGATTTAGGGGATTTTCTCATTATGCCTACTGTAGGAAAACTACAGCTTAATCCGGGGACTGCTTTGCATCCGGAAAATGGCTACAGAAGCAGCTTCTCTCATCAGAATGAAACGGAAGAAGCGGGTTATTATAAAGTAAAACTGGATGATCATCATATTTTGGCAGAGCTCACCGCAACATCAAGAGTGGGGGTCCACCGTTATACCTTTCCAAAGTCTGATCAGGCACATATTATTCTGGATCTGATGGCCGGAATCTATAATTATAACGGAAAAAATGTATGGACCTACGCCCGTGTTGAAAACGGAAATACAGTTACAGGATACCGCCAGACCAATGGCTGGGCACGAACAAGGACTGTTTATTTTGCTATGAAATTCTCAAAACCTTTTAAAAATTATGGTCAACAAAACTATGATGGAAAGCAGGTTTATAATGGATTCTGGAGAAAATTTGACCAGACTAAAAACTTCCCTGAAATTGCAGGAAAGAATTTGAAAATGTATTTTGATTTTGACACTCGTGAAAATGAAGCTATTGAAATCAGACTTGCCATTTCACCCGTAAGCCAGGCCAATGCTATGGAAAATCTTGAAAAAGAAACCGGAAATTTATCCTTCGATCAGGTAAAAGCTCAAACTCAGGATAACTGGAATAAAGAATTAAACAAGATTCTCATTAAAGGTTCTGATACGGAAAAGACTAATTTTTATACAGCAATGTATCATACTTTTATTAATCCAACAACGTATATGGACTTTAATGGAGAATATAAAGGGTTAGATCAAAACGTTCATAAAGCAACAGGATTTATCAATTACACAACATTTTCTCTCTGGGATACCTATCGGGCTTTACATCCGTTTTTTAATATTATTCAGCCAAAACGGAATAATGATATGGTAAGATCAATGATGGCTCATTACGATCAGTTCTCTATGAAGATGCTGCCAATCTGGTCGCATTATGCCAATGACAACTGGTGTATGAGCGGTTATCACAGTGTAAGCGTGGTGGCAGATGCTATTATCAAAGGAAATTATAATGGAGATCCGAAAGAAGCTCTGAAAGCCTGTGTAGAAACAGCCGGCAAAAGAGATTATGAAGGGATTGGACCATACATCGACCTGGGTTATATTCCCGCTGAAAAAAATGGAACTTCGGTTTCAAATACACTTGAATATGCCTATGACGACTGGGCGATTGCCCAACTGGCTAAACATCTGGGGGAAACAGAAGTTTATAATCAATTTATCAAACGTTCTGAAAACTGGAAAAATAATTTTGACCCCACAAGCAGCTTTATGCGTCCCCGATTGGCTGATGGAAGTTTCAAAAAAGATTTTGATGTACTAAGCACCCACGGGCAAGGCTTTATTGAAGGAAACTCCTGGAACTACAGTTTCTTCGTTCCACAAAATCCTGATGAGCTTATCAAAATGATGGGAGGCAAAAAGAAATTCGCTTCAAAACTGGATGAATTATTTTCCATGCATCTTCCTGACGAGTTTTTTGCAGATACCGAAGACATTACGAGAGAGGGAATCATTGGAGGATATGTCCACGGAAATGAACCGGCACATCATGTTGCCTATCTTTATAACTGGGCAGGGCAGCCATGGAAAACCCAGGCTCAGATCCGCCGTATTTTAGAAATGCAGTATAAAGCTACCCCTGATGGATTAGGAGGAAATGATGACACCGGACAGATGAGTGCCTGGTATATCTTAAGCTCATTAGGCTTTTATCCTGTAGCTCCCGGATCGGAAGATTATTCTATCGGAAGTCCTGCTGTTGACCATGCTGTATTGAATCTGGAAAATGGAAAAGTTTTTGAAATTGAGGCGGTCAATCAAAGTCCAAAGAATGTATATGTTCAGAAAGTTCTTTTAAATGGAAAAGAAATCAGGAACTTCACCCTAAAGCATTCTGAGATTATAAATGGTGGAAAATTAAGTTTTTATATGAGTTCTAAACCTAAAAAATAA
- a CDS encoding helix-turn-helix domain-containing protein, with the protein MNTIQSISAFHRLLSLPEPKHPMVSIINLSESLFIEDEVWKGFVSRYYCVAMKRNATGKIKYGQQHYDYDKGVLSFTAPNQVQYLDLKTMDCENTGYLLIFHEDFLLKHPLAKTISSYGFFSYAVNEALHLSEDEENDLIEIMHKIDKECQHIDHHTQEIILSQIELLLNYSKRFYERQFITRKNGSHQLLTKFEAYLNDYFDQDSSDKRLLTVHHIAEAMNLSPNYLSDLLRVHTGQSTQQHIHEKLISKAKEKLSTTELSISEIAYELGFEHSQSFSTLFKKKTNMSPLEFRQSFN; encoded by the coding sequence ATGAACACAATACAATCTATTTCAGCATTTCACAGGCTGCTTTCGCTTCCCGAACCAAAGCATCCGATGGTAAGCATCATCAATCTTTCTGAAAGTCTTTTTATTGAAGATGAGGTCTGGAAGGGATTTGTGAGCAGATATTATTGTGTTGCTATGAAACGAAATGCTACAGGAAAAATAAAATACGGACAGCAGCATTATGATTATGATAAAGGGGTGTTGAGTTTTACGGCTCCCAATCAGGTTCAGTATCTGGATCTGAAGACAATGGATTGTGAGAATACAGGTTATCTTCTGATTTTTCATGAAGACTTTTTGCTGAAGCATCCTTTGGCAAAGACTATTTCGTCTTACGGATTTTTCTCGTATGCCGTGAATGAAGCTTTACATTTATCTGAAGATGAAGAGAATGACCTGATTGAAATTATGCATAAAATAGATAAAGAATGTCAGCATATTGACCATCATACGCAGGAGATTATTTTGTCACAGATTGAATTATTACTTAATTATTCAAAGCGTTTTTATGAGAGGCAGTTTATCACCCGAAAAAATGGAAGTCATCAGCTTTTGACAAAATTTGAAGCTTATCTGAATGATTATTTTGATCAGGATTCTTCAGACAAAAGACTTTTAACAGTTCATCACATTGCGGAAGCGATGAATCTTTCGCCGAACTATTTGAGTGATCTTTTGCGTGTTCATACTGGACAGAGTACGCAGCAACATATTCATGAAAAGCTGATCAGTAAAGCAAAAGAAAAGCTTTCAACAACTGAACTTTCGATAAGTGAGATTGCCTATGAATTGGGATTTGAACATTCGCAGTCTTTCAGTACATTATTTAAAAAGAAGACGAATATGTCACCATTAGAGTTTAGGCAGTCTTTTAATTAA